In one Serinus canaria isolate serCan28SL12 chromosome 2, serCan2020, whole genome shotgun sequence genomic region, the following are encoded:
- the RPS20 gene encoding 40S ribosomal protein S20 codes for MAFKDTGKAPVEQEVAIHRIRITLTSRNVKSLEKVCADLIRGAKEKNLKVKGPVRMPTKTLRITTRKTPCGEGSKTWDRFQMRIHKRLIDLHSPSEIVKQITSISIEPGVEVEVTIADA; via the exons ATG GCGTTTAAGGATACTGGCAAAGCACCTGTGGAACAAGAGGTGGCGATTCATCGCATTAGAATCACTTTGACAAGTCGCAATGTAAAATCACTGGAGAAGG TCTGTGCTGACTTGATCAGAGgtgctaaggaaaaaaacctgaaggtGAAGGGACCTGTTCGCATGCCCACCAAG ACCCTGCGCATCACTACCAGGAAGACGCCTTGTGGTGAGGGTTCCAAGACCTGGGATCGCTTCCAAATGCGTATCCATAAGCGGCTCATTGACCTGCACAGCCCTTCGGAGATCGTGAAGCAGATCACTTCCATCAGCATCGAACCAGGCGTAGAAGTTGAAGTTACTATTGCCGATGCCTAA